The nucleotide window TTTAGGAGAATTTCAACTATGTTTGCAACAACTAACCATACATTAATAGTGATGTAATACTTATATTATGAAACGCCTTTGTACCCATCTACCATTACTCATTTTGTTATTTTCTTCCGTTGGAATTCATGCGCAATATACAGATGTGATTAACTCAAATAGACCCGGAGTTTCTCGCAGTGCGTTCGCTGTTGGAGTTAATGTTCTTCAATTTGAAGCTGGCCCTTATTTCGTTAAAGAAAAACATACGCCCTTAAAATATGAAGTATCAGGCTTCGGGGTTGATTTTGCCGCCAGATTTGGTTTGTTTTTTGAACAATTAGAACTTAACCTTGAAGGTACATACCAAAATGATAAACTAACCAATTACCGTTCAACCTCTGGCCTGGTTACAGAAGATAAACGTGCTAATTTCAAAAATTTGTCCATCGGTGCTAAATATCTAATTTATGATCCCTATAAAAACGCAGAGGACAAACCTAACCTTTATAGTTATCACGCTAACCGAAGATTTCAATGGAAATCATTAATTCCTGCTGTTTCTATTTATGCAGGGGCTACTTATGACACCACTGATAATCCATATGTGGCGCCAGGTATTGAAGGAATCAGTCCAAAGGTTATGATAGCAACTCAAAACAATTTTAATGGAGGCTGGGTTTTTGTATTAAATCTAATAAAGGATAGAATCGGAACCGATGATTCAGATTTTCAATATATTTTAACGCTTACCCATTCTTTCGATCCACAGTGGGTTATTTTTGCGGAAGCACATGGTATATCCAGTGATTTTTATTCTGATAATTTATTTCGATTAGGAGGGGCATATTTATGGACTCCTAATTTTCAGTTAGATACAGCTGTAACATTTAATGCTAAAGACACTCCTTCTGTTTTAAGTGTAAATTTAGGGGCATCATATAGGTTTGACTTTCATGAAGATAAAATTGATACATACCAGGAAGGTGATGCTGCAAAAGAATCCAGAAGGAACAAATCCAGAAAAAGAAGAGACGGTATTCAATCCGATAATATTGACGATATAATTAGGTAGGTTTAAAACATGCTAACTTTAGAAGAAGTAAAATCTCAAGCCCAATTAAAGGCATTCGTAAAATTTCCATTTTCATTATATGATGACTCCAGCCCTTGGGTACCTCCAATTATAAGTCAAGAAATGAAGGGTTTTGACACTAAAGAAAACCCAGTTTTTGAATATGCGGAAGCAAATCTTTTTGTCGCAAAAAGAGATGGTAAAATTGTTGGTCGAATTGCGGCTATTATTAATTGGCTGGAAGTAAAAAAAATGGGATTAAAGAAAATGAGGTTTGGCTGGTTTGACTTCATTGACGATAAAGAGGTTTCAAAAATATTATTAGATAAGGTAGCTGAAATAGGAAGGTCTAATGACCTAGAATTTATGGAAGGCCCTGTAGGTTTTTCTAATTTAGATAAAGTTGGGGTTGTAACAGAGGGGTTTGAGGTAATTGGCAGTATGATCACCTGGTATAACCATCCTTACTACAAATCCCATTATGAAGCCTATGATATGGAAATAGAAAAAGGTTATTATGAAGCCCAGTTTCCATTCACTGCAGTAGATCCAACTCCTTTCCGCAGAATGCAAGGAATAATAAGAAAGCGGTATAATTTGAAGCCTGTAAATTTCACTACAACAAAGGAAATAATGCCTTATGTGGATGAAATGTTCGATTTGTTTAATACAACCTATGCTAGGCTTTCATCTTTCGTTGAAATAACTGATCGACAAAAGGCTTATTTCAAGAAAAAATTTATCCCGTTTGTAAATCCCGAGTATATAAAATTCGTTTTAGATAAGGATGATAAAATGATTGGCTTTGCAATAGTTCTTCCATCATTTGCAAAGGCTTTAAAAAAAGCAAAAGGGAAACTGTTCCCATTTGGGTTCTTTCATCTTTTAAAAGCCAAAAAAAATAGTGATGCAGTAGCATTCTATCTCATAGGCATTTTACCAGAATATCAAAATAAGGGAGTGACTGCTATAATCTTTAATGAGTTTTATAATGTATTTATCAATTCTCCCGTTAAGACATTTTATCGCACCCCAGAATTAGATGAGAACACTGCAATCCATCAATTATGGAAAAATTTCGATCCTGTAATTACTAGAAGGAGAAAAACTTATAAAAAACTTTTATAGAGAATAAAAACTTAACAAACTAAAAAGGTCAGATTAAAATCTGACCTTTTTAAATATAATTTGTAATTTATTATTGTCCCATAGCTGCAGCAACAGCGGCTGACAACCGTTTATAAGTTCCATTTTCCAAACGTTCTCTAATAGCCTCAAATGCCTGCAATGTCGCATCAATATCTTCCAGGGTATGGGTAGCCGTAGGAATTAATCTTAGAAGGATTAATCCTTTAGGAATTACTGGATATACAACGATGGAACAGAAAATTCCATGGTTTTCCCTTAAATCCTTAACCAAAGCCATTGCTTCAGGAATACTACCTTTTAAATATACCGGTGTTACACAGCTCTGGGTTGTTCCCAAGTCGAAACCTCGATCCCTTAAACCGGATTGAAGCGCATTAACATTTTCCCACAATTTGTTTTTAAGTTCAGGCATGGTTTTTAACATGTCTAAACGTTTTAAGGCCCCTTCCACCAACTGCATTTGAAGGGATTTTGCAAACATTTGGGAACGTAAATTATATTTTAAATAATCAATTATTTCTTGGTCTGCAGCAATAAATGCACCCGTACTAGCCATAGATTTTGCGAAAGTTGCAAAATATACGTCTATCTCGTCTTGAACACCTTGTTCTTCACCAGCTCCCGCGCCAGTTTTCCCTAAAGTTCCAAAACCGTGCGCATCATCAACCAAAAACCTAAAATTAAATTTTTTCTTAAGCGCTGCTATTTCCTTTAGTCTACCTTGTTCACCACGCATTCCAAAAACACCTTCAGAAATAACCAAAATACCACCACCAGTCTGTTCGGCCATTTTAGTAGCACGCTCTAGATTCTTTTCTAAACTTTCAACATCATTATGCTTATAGGTAAACCGTTTACCCATATGAAGTCTAACACCATCTATAATACAAGCATGTGCATCAACATCATAAACAATTATATCATCCTTTGAAACAAGAGCATCTATGGTTGAAACCATCCCTTGGTAACCGAAATTAAGAAGGTAAGCGGCTTCCTTATTCACAAATGCTGCCAGTTCTTTTTGAAGTTTTTCATGAAGGTCTGTATGTCCAGACATCATTCTAGCACCCATTGGATAAGCTGATCCGTACTTTTTTGCTGCCTCGGCATCTGTTTTTCGGACCTCTGGATGATTTGCCAATCCAAGGTAATCATTTATACTCCAAGTAATTACGTCTTTTCCTTGAAATTTCATTCGGTTGGCAATCTCACCTTCCAATTTAGGAAAAACGAAATATCCTTCAGCCTGTGACGCCCACTTCCCTAGCGGTCCTTTATCTCGATAAATCTTGTCAAATAAATCTTTCATTAACGCCTCAATAAGTTCAATTAGTGGGGCAAAATTACTTAATTATATTCTGAATGCATAATTAAATTGATAACAACTTTTAACACTTTTTTTCAAAAAAAAACCTGTTGAAACTTGGTAACAACAGGTATCTATAAGATGTGATTGAAAATTTACTTTATATACTGTATATCCTCATGAATTGCGCTTTTGCTATCGAAGAAGCCCTGTTCCTCCATCCACTTATCACTATATATTTTACTCATATAACGTGAACCATGGTCTGGAAAAATAACCACTACTTTAGCATTTTCTTCAATTGTCCCTTCTTCCTCCAATTGTTTAATGGCCTGCATAGCAGCACCTGAAGTGTAACCAACGAACAATCCTTCCGTCTTGCAAATTTCTCTAGCCGTATGGGCACTATCTTCGTCTGTAACCTTCACAAATTGATCGATAACATCAAAATCAGTAGCTGTAGGAATAAGGTTTTTACCTAGACCTTCAATTCGGTAAGGATAAATTTCTTTCTCGTCGAATTCACGAGTTTCATGATACTTTTTTAAAACCGAGCCATAGGCATCAACACCTATTACTTTGATATTTGGATTTTGTTCCTTTAAAAATTTAGCCGTACCAGAAATAGTTCCACCAGTACCGCTACAAGCAACCAAATGCGTAATTTCTCCTTTGGTTTGCTCCCAAATTTCAGGACCTGTAGAGTTATAATGCGCATCAATATTTAATTGATTAAAATATTGATTTATATAAATGGAACCCTTTATTTCGCTATGTAATCTTTTGGCAACCTGATAATAAGACCTTGGATCGTCTGCACTAACATGTGCGGGACAAACATAGACCTGAGCACCAAGGGCCTTCAACATATCTATTTTATCAGCCGAAGATTTTGAACTTACCGCAAGGATACATTCGTAACCTTTAATAATGCTAACCATAGCAATACTAAATCCTGTGTTACCAGAAGTAGTTTCGATAATTGTATCTCCAGGTTTAAGTATACCTTGTCTTTCAGCTTCTTCAATAATGTGGAGGGCTATTCGGTCTTTTGTGGAGTGACCTGGATTAAAAGCTTCAACTTTTGCGTAATAATCGCCTTTGAAATCGGCGGTTATCCTGTTTAATTTAATAAGTGGTGTCTTCCCTACAAGTTCCAACACATTATTAAACACCTGTGCCTGTTGTTTCATAAATGCTATTTATCGATTACAAAATAATCAATGTAACCTAAAACCTGGCAAAAATAAGAGTTTTTTTTTAATTACTTATTAATACCTTCCAAGTCTAATATAAAAGCGAACTCTTCAGCATCCTCCCTAAGAGCTTCAAAGCGTCCTGAAGCCCCACCATGACCCGCTTTCATGTTAGTTTTCAACAATAATAAATTTTTATCAACCTTCATTTCACGCAATTTTGCCACCCACTTTGCTGGTTCCCAATATTGTACCTGTGAATCGTGTAAACCAGCTGTTACCAGCATATTCGGATATACTTGAGGCTGTACATTGTCGTATGGAGAATAGGACTTTAAATACCAGTAAAATTTCTCCTCATTTGGGTTCCCCCATTCATCATATTCTCCCGTCGTAAGTGGAATACTGTCATCTAACATAGTTGTTACCACGTCAACAAAAGGAACCGCAGCCACTACACCATTATACAATTCTGGTGCTTCATTGATCACAACACCCATTAACAACCCTCCTGCACTACCTCCCATGGCATATAAATGATTGGAGGAAGTAAAATCATTCTCAATGAGATGTTTGGAACAATCTATAAAATCGTTAAACGTATTCTTTTTAAAAAGCATCTTCCCATCTTCATACCAAGGTCTACCCAAATATTCACCTCCTCTAATATGGGCAATTGCATAAATAAAACCTCTATCCAATAAGCTAAGTCTTACCGTAGAAAAATAGGGATCTATGGTCGAACCATAAGAACCATAAGCATAAAGCAATAAAGGCGTTTCTTTTCCAACCTTGGTGTCTTTACGGTAAACCATAGAAATTGGCACTAGTTTCCCATCCCTTGCTGATGCCCAAACCCTCTGTGAAGTATAATTTTTCTTATCAAATTTTCCTCCGAGAACCGGCTGTTCTTTCATCAATTGAGATGATAGAGTTGTCATATTAAAGTCGAAAATAGAACTTGGTGTAGTTAATGAATTGTATGAAAAACGTAGGATATCCGTATCAAATTCAACATTCGTTGTAGTATAAGCAGTATAGGTTTCGCTTTCAAAAGGCAGATAATAATTTTGGCTACCATCCCATGCAGAAACCTTAATTTGGTTTAATCCGTTACTGCGCTCACTAACCACCAAATAGTTCTTAAAAATGTCGATGTCCTCCAAAAGGGTATCAACTCTATGAGGAATAAGGTCCTCCCAATTCTCTTTAGTGGTTGCCGTTTCTGGCGTTTTCATTAGTTTAAAGTTAAAGGCATCATCAGCATTGGTCACCACATAAAAATGATCCTTGTAATGGGATATCGAATATTCTAACCCAGAGATTCTTTCTTGAAACACTCTAAAGGGCTCGTTGGGCTTATCAGCCTCCAATATCCGGTACTCATTAGTCAAAGTGCTGAAACTCGCAATGACTAGGTATTTGCGAGATTTAGATTTATATACTGTAACGCCAAACGTATCATCAGACTCAAAAAATACCTGTTCGTCCATTTTAGCATCAGTATGTAACAAATGCTTCATGATACTTTCAGAACGTAGGGTTATTGGGTTCTTCTTGGTGTAAAATATTGTGGCATTATCATTTGCCCATGCCGCAGTCCCGGTAGTATTGTCAATGCTGTCCTTTAATATTTCTCCTGTATCAAGATTTTTTACTTTCAAGGTGTATTCTCGTCTGCCTACCAAATCTAAACCAAAGGCAATCAACTTATTATCCGGACTCACACTTAGGCCTACCATCTTGAAGTAATCATGGCCAATTGCCATTTCATTACAATCGAATAACAATTCTTCTGTTGCGGACAATTCTTCCTTTTTTCGAGTATAAATCGGATAATCTTTCCCTATTTCATATTTAACGATATACCAATACCCATTGTACTTGTATGGCACAGATTCATCATCCTCCTTTATCCTAGCTTTCATTTCTTGAAAAAGTTCTTCCTGAAAGCCCTTGGTATGAGCAGTCATCCCGTCACAATAAGCATTTTCTTTTTCTAAATATTGAATAACCTCGGGGTTTTCACGTTCATTTAGCCAATAATAATTATCAATCCTAAGATCGTCATGGATTAATAGTTTCTTCGGTATTTTTTTTGCTATTGGAGGTTTAAGCTCGTTATCAATCATTCTCAGGTATTAAGAAGGCGTCAAAAATACTACTAATTATGTGAAATTAACCTTTATTTAAAGGGGTCATAGAAGATCTCCCGTAAATTTGCATAAACTGAAAATATAAAATTATGTTTGGAGATATGATGGGTATGATGAATAAACTCAAAGAAACCCAACAAAAAGTAGAAAACACCAAAGAACGGCTAAACACAGTTCTTTTGGACGAAGAAAGCAATGGCGGCCTAGTTAAAGTAACAATTACGGCAAACAGGACTATCAAAAAAATTGAGATTGACAATGAATTATTAGAGGATAAAGAAATGTTGGAAGATTATTTAATTCTAACATTAAATAAAGCAATTGAAAGGGCTACCTCTATTAATGAGGCTGAACTTGCGGCTGTTGCCAAGGAGGGAATGCCAGATATTCCTGGTATGGATTTATTTAAGTAAAAAATTAACATCAACTATAATTTAAGATGAAACTTAGTAGGTTAAAATTTTCAATTTATGTCTTTGCCCTCGTTTTAGTTGCAAGCTGTAATAAAGCAAAGGAAGAAAAGCAAGAAGAAGCTTTTGAGGAATCAACTGAAACAACTATTCCATTGGGTGATAATTCACAGGTCTCGTTAGATTGGAATGGAACATATAACGGCATCTTACCCTGTTCAGATTGCATTGGCATTCAAACTGAATTAACTATCCACAATGATGGGAAATATGTTTACAAACAAAAGTATTTAGGAAAAGATGGAAACATCGCATCAGCAAATGGTTCAATACAGTGGGATAATAGTGGAAGTTACATTACATTAAATGAAGTTGAAGGTTCCCCTCGTTTTTCCGTGCAAGAAGGGCAAGTGGTAATGGTAGATGGCGAAGGTAATGGTCTCGAAGCTCAGGAAAATGGAGCATATCTACTAATACAGAACAATCTTAGAGGTAGAGATTTAACAGGAAATTATTGGAAATTATCTGAATTAAATGGTAAAGAAATTACGGAAAATGATTATCAAAATGAACCCTATTTAATCCTTTATACAAGTGGTGATAGAGTCTTCGGTAACAGCGGCTGTAACACCTTTAGGGGCGGTTATGAAATGATGGAAGGTAATCGTTTAAAATTTTCTGGTATGGCATCTACCATGATGGCTTGTGCCAAAGATAAAATTGAATCAGATTTTTTGAAGTTATTAGAAAATGTGGATAATTATGCTATTGCGGGGGATACACTTTCATTGAATAAGGCCCGAATGGCACCATTGGCAAAATTTGTTTCAGTTAACTTGGAATAATCTATTTAAATTTTAAATAACAATAATAACCGGTTATGGCCTAAGCAATATTAAGTTTAGGCCATTTTTTCTTCTAACCCCAAAGAGGACAGAATTTCCAAAAATTCTTCGTGCATTTCTTGGGTATAATCAAGATGGGTTACTATTCTTAATTTCCCGCTTCCCATACCACTTAAAATAACCCCCAAGCTTTTAAGGGTTTGTAAAAACAATTTTTCATTTTGGGGATCTTTTAAGGTGAAGATGATAATATTAGTTTCAACAGGCTGCACTTCTTCAATATACTCCAACTGAGTTAATGACTTACCTATTTCTTTTGCACGCCTATGATCTTCCTTTACCCTATCCAAATGATGGTCTAAAGCAAATAATCCAGCGGCCCCCAAATATCCCACCTGTCTCATACCTCCACCTAAAATTTTTCTAATTCTCAAGGCGTTCTGCATAATCTCTTCACCACCAATCAACACAGATCCTATAGGACAACCTAACCCCTTACTTAAACAAACCGAAATGGAGTCGAAAATTTTTCCATAATCTTTAGGACGAGCAGGTGACTCCACTAATGCGTTCCAAATTCGAGCTCCATCCAGATGATAGCCTAATTTATGTTCGTCACAAATACTTTTAATCTTTACCAATTCCTCATAATCCCAACACGAACCACCTCCCCTATTTGCAGTATTTTCAACCTCAACTAAGGCCGTTAATGGACTATGGTAAAAATCTGGAGGATTAATTGCAGCCTTTACCTGATCGGCTGTAAACATACCTCTATGGCCGTTCAATAACTTACAAGAAACACCGCTATTAAAAGAAGCACCACCACCTTCGTAGTTGTAGATATGAGCATCTTTATCACATATTACTTGGTCGCCTGGATTGGTGTGTAGTTTAATTGCAGTTTGATTTGCCATTGTACCCGTTGGAAAAAACAAGGCTTTCTCCATACCAAAAATTTCCGCTAAGCGTATTTCCAATTCATTAATCGTTGGGTCTTCCTTGTAAACATCATCCCCAACTTTAGCAGACATCATTGCCTGTAACATCCCTTCTGTAGGGACGGTAACTGTATCACTTCTTAAATCAATCATAATTAGTTAAAATTACAAAGATCAGTACCTATTGGTGAGCCATCCGGAATTTTAGGAGCTCTCACCATTTTAAATTTATCTGGGTTTTCCTTAAACTGATCAATAATATGCTTGTAATGCCTTGAATACGATTGTGGTTCAAGATTACCGGTAAGCTTCCGTTCAACATCCTCCAATGCCGCATAGGCAATCGCATTCACCTGAAAATAAGCCTTGTCATTCACGGCCAGATCCATTATATGATTCAACAAATTCACATTCACCATGTGTTGAACCTCCTGCAAATAAGACTCTTTATATTTCTTCTGAAAAGAATTTTCAATTAAAGTTCGTAGCACATCATCTAGTGATAATTGACCACTCTCAAGAGTTTGCTGTTGAAACAAGCGATTTGCTCTTTCAGGATGCAATAAAAAGTCTAAAGTAAACTCACTTGCCGTGGATGCTGCGCTGAGGGGATCAAAAGCCACACCTGTTTCACTTTGAAAAGATTCCCTAGTGCGGTTATACCCATACGCACGAGGAGGAAATAGTCTTAATATATTTTCTGGAATTGCCAAATGCTCAGGATCTAAGGTTAACAAAATTGCTTCGAGTGCAGATTTCTGATCTTTGGAATCCAATGGCTTCACTATTAGATCACCATCACCTTTTACCGCATAATTATAATCTAAGCCCCCAATCATTTTTGTAGTGGCTTCCGCTTGATATCTATGGAAAAAGTATAAGTGTACAAACACATCCTCAAGCATAGAAAAGGGGTCTCCATTTCGAATATTATCTTTCGAAAAATTAGAAATTGCTATCTTTCTAACTTTTAATAACCTCTTCAATTCTCCACCAGCATTTTTTCCGTTATCCCATAAATGGGCATAGGCATGAGCACCTCCAGCAGCACGAGCATCGCTATCAGAGATAAAACGTAAACCATCTGATGATGCCTTATCTAAAATCTTATTTAGTTCTGCATGTTCATTAGTTCCCTCAACAAAATCTGAATAGGCATAAGCCACGGTAACTTTATCCCATTCTCCTATACCTGTATCATAGGCACCATCAAAACTAATTTCCCCTCCTTTTTCTGTAACCATGGGATGTGGGTAATCCATGACTGAAGCTCTATCATTGACACTAGAAGCAAAATTATGTGTGAATCCAAGTGTATGGCCAACCTCATGGGCACTTAGTTGACGTATTCTTGCCAAGGCCATTTCTAACATTGGCTGATAATTATCATCACGCTCAGCAAATGGTTTGTTCAATAAGGCTTGGGCAATTAAAAAATCTTGGCGAATTCTTAAACTTCCAAGGCTTACATGCCCTTTTATAATTTCCCCTGTCCTAGGATCAACAACACTTGCACCATAGCTCCATCCTCTTGTGGATCGATGCACCCATTGAATTACATTATATCTACAATCTAAAGGATCGGCTCCTTCTGGTAACATTTTTACCTGAAATGCATCCTTAAAACCTATAGCTTCATATGCTTGGTTCCACCATTTTGCCCCATCAAGCAAAGCTGACCTTACAGGCTCTGGTGTACCAGGATCTAAATAATAAACAATAGGCTCTTTTGCCTCACTAACTGCACTATTAGGATTCTTCTTTTCCAAGCGATGACGCGTTATATAACGCTTCATTATTGGGTCATGAACAGGTGTAGCATAATCCATGAAATTTATAAAAATCATTCCACTGCGCGGATCGAATTCACGAGGTTTGTAACCATCATCTGGAAGTTTCACAAACGAATGGTGCATATTAACTGTAATAACATCGTTAGTGGGTGCCACACTCCTTATATTTCTGCCCCTTGCCCTTCCTGAGAAAGTAATAATAGCTTCAAATTCTGAATTCAATGGAAAGGATTTGGTCCTGGCAAGTTCTAAAGCACTTTTACTGCCGTCGAGTTTATAATCACCTTCATTTTTATCCTTTAAAATATTTGCAACTCCATGGGCATCTTGAATTAAAAATGGGGTAAGGTCTATAACAAACCTATCATCCTTTTCATCTTCAATTTTAAATCCAAATAAAACAGATTGGGCAAAGGCTTCCTCCACGCTATTTTTCTCCATTAAATTAGTTGTAACAGCACGATAATTTTGGTTAGGTTGCACCATTAACAACTTATTCCCTGCTCTCTTAAATTTAACTATGCGTTCTTGACCTAATTGACCCCTGTCTAAACCAATATCATTGGAACCAAGCCCTCTAGCAAGTGAATTAACATATAGAAATTCCGAATCTAGTTCCTTAACCTCCAGATAAATTTTGTCCTCTTTTTGATCGTAGTAAAAATCAAAATATCCAGAAAATTTTTGAAGACCAGTTTTACCCAAAATTTGGGCATGAAAAACTAAAGGGAAAATTAAAAAGCCCGTAATAAGTAGAAATTTCTTCATGATTAAGATATTTCCCTCAAAAATATTGAAATATTAAATCTTATTCACCCTAATGGTTATTTTCCTACCTAGATATTGATAAAAATAATTGGCTTTTTTTTTCATAAATACATAAAAACCC belongs to Aegicerativicinus sediminis and includes:
- a CDS encoding transporter, which encodes MKRLCTHLPLLILLFSSVGIHAQYTDVINSNRPGVSRSAFAVGVNVLQFEAGPYFVKEKHTPLKYEVSGFGVDFAARFGLFFEQLELNLEGTYQNDKLTNYRSTSGLVTEDKRANFKNLSIGAKYLIYDPYKNAEDKPNLYSYHANRRFQWKSLIPAVSIYAGATYDTTDNPYVAPGIEGISPKVMIATQNNFNGGWVFVLNLIKDRIGTDDSDFQYILTLTHSFDPQWVIFAEAHGISSDFYSDNLFRLGGAYLWTPNFQLDTAVTFNAKDTPSVLSVNLGASYRFDFHEDKIDTYQEGDAAKESRRNKSRKRRDGIQSDNIDDIIR
- a CDS encoding GTP cyclohydrolase, which translates into the protein MLTLEEVKSQAQLKAFVKFPFSLYDDSSPWVPPIISQEMKGFDTKENPVFEYAEANLFVAKRDGKIVGRIAAIINWLEVKKMGLKKMRFGWFDFIDDKEVSKILLDKVAEIGRSNDLEFMEGPVGFSNLDKVGVVTEGFEVIGSMITWYNHPYYKSHYEAYDMEIEKGYYEAQFPFTAVDPTPFRRMQGIIRKRYNLKPVNFTTTKEIMPYVDEMFDLFNTTYARLSSFVEITDRQKAYFKKKFIPFVNPEYIKFVLDKDDKMIGFAIVLPSFAKALKKAKGKLFPFGFFHLLKAKKNSDAVAFYLIGILPEYQNKGVTAIIFNEFYNVFINSPVKTFYRTPELDENTAIHQLWKNFDPVITRRRKTYKKLL
- a CDS encoding aminotransferase class I/II-fold pyridoxal phosphate-dependent enzyme, which encodes MKDLFDKIYRDKGPLGKWASQAEGYFVFPKLEGEIANRMKFQGKDVITWSINDYLGLANHPEVRKTDAEAAKKYGSAYPMGARMMSGHTDLHEKLQKELAAFVNKEAAYLLNFGYQGMVSTIDALVSKDDIIVYDVDAHACIIDGVRLHMGKRFTYKHNDVESLEKNLERATKMAEQTGGGILVISEGVFGMRGEQGRLKEIAALKKKFNFRFLVDDAHGFGTLGKTGAGAGEEQGVQDEIDVYFATFAKSMASTGAFIAADQEIIDYLKYNLRSQMFAKSLQMQLVEGALKRLDMLKTMPELKNKLWENVNALQSGLRDRGFDLGTTQSCVTPVYLKGSIPEAMALVKDLRENHGIFCSIVVYPVIPKGLILLRLIPTATHTLEDIDATLQAFEAIRERLENGTYKRLSAAVAAAMGQ
- a CDS encoding PLP-dependent cysteine synthase family protein, encoding MKQQAQVFNNVLELVGKTPLIKLNRITADFKGDYYAKVEAFNPGHSTKDRIALHIIEEAERQGILKPGDTIIETTSGNTGFSIAMVSIIKGYECILAVSSKSSADKIDMLKALGAQVYVCPAHVSADDPRSYYQVAKRLHSEIKGSIYINQYFNQLNIDAHYNSTGPEIWEQTKGEITHLVACSGTGGTISGTAKFLKEQNPNIKVIGVDAYGSVLKKYHETREFDEKEIYPYRIEGLGKNLIPTATDFDVIDQFVKVTDEDSAHTAREICKTEGLFVGYTSGAAMQAIKQLEEEGTIEENAKVVVIFPDHGSRYMSKIYSDKWMEEQGFFDSKSAIHEDIQYIK
- a CDS encoding S9 family peptidase, with the translated sequence MIDNELKPPIAKKIPKKLLIHDDLRIDNYYWLNERENPEVIQYLEKENAYCDGMTAHTKGFQEELFQEMKARIKEDDESVPYKYNGYWYIVKYEIGKDYPIYTRKKEELSATEELLFDCNEMAIGHDYFKMVGLSVSPDNKLIAFGLDLVGRREYTLKVKNLDTGEILKDSIDNTTGTAAWANDNATIFYTKKNPITLRSESIMKHLLHTDAKMDEQVFFESDDTFGVTVYKSKSRKYLVIASFSTLTNEYRILEADKPNEPFRVFQERISGLEYSISHYKDHFYVVTNADDAFNFKLMKTPETATTKENWEDLIPHRVDTLLEDIDIFKNYLVVSERSNGLNQIKVSAWDGSQNYYLPFESETYTAYTTTNVEFDTDILRFSYNSLTTPSSIFDFNMTTLSSQLMKEQPVLGGKFDKKNYTSQRVWASARDGKLVPISMVYRKDTKVGKETPLLLYAYGSYGSTIDPYFSTVRLSLLDRGFIYAIAHIRGGEYLGRPWYEDGKMLFKKNTFNDFIDCSKHLIENDFTSSNHLYAMGGSAGGLLMGVVINEAPELYNGVVAAVPFVDVVTTMLDDSIPLTTGEYDEWGNPNEEKFYWYLKSYSPYDNVQPQVYPNMLVTAGLHDSQVQYWEPAKWVAKLREMKVDKNLLLLKTNMKAGHGGASGRFEALREDAEEFAFILDLEGINK
- a CDS encoding YbaB/EbfC family nucleoid-associated protein; this translates as MFGDMMGMMNKLKETQQKVENTKERLNTVLLDEESNGGLVKVTITANRTIKKIEIDNELLEDKEMLEDYLILTLNKAIERATSINEAELAAVAKEGMPDIPGMDLFK
- a CDS encoding META domain-containing protein; this encodes MKLSRLKFSIYVFALVLVASCNKAKEEKQEEAFEESTETTIPLGDNSQVSLDWNGTYNGILPCSDCIGIQTELTIHNDGKYVYKQKYLGKDGNIASANGSIQWDNSGSYITLNEVEGSPRFSVQEGQVVMVDGEGNGLEAQENGAYLLIQNNLRGRDLTGNYWKLSELNGKEITENDYQNEPYLILYTSGDRVFGNSGCNTFRGGYEMMEGNRLKFSGMASTMMACAKDKIESDFLKLLENVDNYAIAGDTLSLNKARMAPLAKFVSVNLE
- a CDS encoding threonine aldolase family protein gives rise to the protein MMIDLRSDTVTVPTEGMLQAMMSAKVGDDVYKEDPTINELEIRLAEIFGMEKALFFPTGTMANQTAIKLHTNPGDQVICDKDAHIYNYEGGGASFNSGVSCKLLNGHRGMFTADQVKAAINPPDFYHSPLTALVEVENTANRGGGSCWDYEELVKIKSICDEHKLGYHLDGARIWNALVESPARPKDYGKIFDSISVCLSKGLGCPIGSVLIGGEEIMQNALRIRKILGGGMRQVGYLGAAGLFALDHHLDRVKEDHRRAKEIGKSLTQLEYIEEVQPVETNIIIFTLKDPQNEKLFLQTLKSLGVILSGMGSGKLRIVTHLDYTQEMHEEFLEILSSLGLEEKMA
- a CDS encoding zinc-dependent metalloprotease, which gives rise to MKKFLLITGFLIFPLVFHAQILGKTGLQKFSGYFDFYYDQKEDKIYLEVKELDSEFLYVNSLARGLGSNDIGLDRGQLGQERIVKFKRAGNKLLMVQPNQNYRAVTTNLMEKNSVEEAFAQSVLFGFKIEDEKDDRFVIDLTPFLIQDAHGVANILKDKNEGDYKLDGSKSALELARTKSFPLNSEFEAIITFSGRARGRNIRSVAPTNDVITVNMHHSFVKLPDDGYKPREFDPRSGMIFINFMDYATPVHDPIMKRYITRHRLEKKNPNSAVSEAKEPIVYYLDPGTPEPVRSALLDGAKWWNQAYEAIGFKDAFQVKMLPEGADPLDCRYNVIQWVHRSTRGWSYGASVVDPRTGEIIKGHVSLGSLRIRQDFLIAQALLNKPFAERDDNYQPMLEMALARIRQLSAHEVGHTLGFTHNFASSVNDRASVMDYPHPMVTEKGGEISFDGAYDTGIGEWDKVTVAYAYSDFVEGTNEHAELNKILDKASSDGLRFISDSDARAAGGAHAYAHLWDNGKNAGGELKRLLKVRKIAISNFSKDNIRNGDPFSMLEDVFVHLYFFHRYQAEATTKMIGGLDYNYAVKGDGDLIVKPLDSKDQKSALEAILLTLDPEHLAIPENILRLFPPRAYGYNRTRESFQSETGVAFDPLSAASTASEFTLDFLLHPERANRLFQQQTLESGQLSLDDVLRTLIENSFQKKYKESYLQEVQHMVNVNLLNHIMDLAVNDKAYFQVNAIAYAALEDVERKLTGNLEPQSYSRHYKHIIDQFKENPDKFKMVRAPKIPDGSPIGTDLCNFN